A window from Fragaria vesca subsp. vesca linkage group LG5, FraVesHawaii_1.0, whole genome shotgun sequence encodes these proteins:
- the LOC101308466 gene encoding uncharacterized protein LOC101308466 — protein MKPIDQRERTGGRSDIHTRRLKNRERQRRYRARKRLEAELKNPSTIKPSTSPNVQVQLNGTVSNYTPRVYCKRNWKKDARRGHVSRDPEVTANAYVAPTLMSTGESQTVFLAGTTAEGKFESETYSEVSVDRNNSEMNRPKLGRRDWKADARKKKN, from the coding sequence ATGAAGCCTATTGATCAAAGAGAGCGCACTGGGGGTCGTAGTGACATTCACACTCGTCGCCTGAAGAACCGAGAAAGGCAACGTCGATATAGGGCTCGGAAGCGTCTTGAAGCAGAATTGAAAAATCCCAGCACTATAAAGCCCTCAACTTCACCAAATGTACAAGTACAACTTAATGGAACTGTTAGCAATTACACACCCCGTGTGTACTGCAAACGGAATTGGAAAAAGGATGCAAGGAGAGGTCATGTTTCTAGGGATCCTGAAGTTACAGCCAATGCTTATGTTGCCCCTACTTTGATGTCAACCGGTGAGAGTCAAACTGTGTTTCTCGCTGGAACTACAGCAGAAGGAAAATTTGAGAGTGAAACGTATTCAGAAGTATCTGTTGACCGAAATAACAGTGAAATGAATAGACCTAAACTGGGGAGAAGAGATTGGAAAGCTGATGCAAGAAAGAAGAAAAACTGA
- the LOC101304296 gene encoding putative ribonuclease H protein At1g65750-like: MPKEQSSFAKNQGEWLNGFSAKLGIGQVLEAELWGLLKGMEMAWQHGCNSLEVEVDSLVAVKLVLSVIDHLHPLYSLIANCQEFLSRNWNVSLIHVYRESNSVADLLASIGHGYEPRCRFFSSPPNDVIPLLEADLFRSFPNPSISCCF, translated from the coding sequence ATGCCCAAAGAGCAGTCTTCTTTTGCTAAAAACCAAGGTGAATGGTTGAATGGTTTCTCTGCCAAGTTAGGCATTGGACAAGTTCTTGAAGCTGAACTTTGGGGACTGTTGAAAGGAATGGAGATGGCATGGCAGCATGGTTGCAACTCTTTGGAAGTTGAAGTAGATTCTCTTGTTGCAGTCAAATTGGTCCTTTCTGTTATTGATCACCTTCATCCTCTCTACAGTCTTATAGCAAACTGCCAGGAGTTTCTTAGTAGGAATTGGAATGTGTCTCTCATCCATGTTTACAGAGAAAGTAATTCAGTGGCTGACTTGCTAGCAAGCATTGGTCATGGTTATGAGCCTAGATGCAGATTCTTTAGCTCCCCTCCTAATGATGTTATCCCTCTCTTGGAAGCTGATTTATTCCGGTCTTTTCCTAACCCTAGTATTAGTTGTTGTTTTTAG
- the LOC101304008 gene encoding uncharacterized protein LOC101304008 — protein MEAVPRNLVSIIVSWWEMFEGENKKSIGVQRRDSGLRERGSASWSKPSVGVVKLNIDGALDVKRGIYGIGAVHHDENGICLGVLVVSGTGLLSLHVVEALALVHGLHFCAQIGFTHLEVEGDTLNVFAGLDEAIDDFSEVGAIMDEARS, from the coding sequence ATGGAGGCAGTCCCAAGGAATCTGGTCAGCATAATTGTGTCATGGTGGGAGATGTTTGAAGGAGAAAACAAAAAAAGTATTGGAGTTCAAAGGAGGGACTCTGGGCTTAGGGAGAGAGGGTCGGCTAGCTGGTCTAAACCGAGTGTTGGTGTTGTCAAACTGAATATAGATGGAGCTCTGGATGTTAAGAGAGGAATTTATGGAATTGGGGCAGTGCACCATGATGAGAATGGGATTTGTTTGGGAGTTTTAGTAGTGTCAGGTACTGGTTTACTGAGTCTTCACGTTGTTGAGGCTTTAGCACTTGTTCACGGGCTGCATTTCTGTGCCCAGATTGGCTTCACTCACCTGGAAGTAGAAGGCGACACCTTGAATGTTTTTGCAGGGTTGGATGAAGCAATTGATGATTTCAGCGAAGTAGGTGCTATTATGGATGAAGCAAGGAGCTAA